One stretch of Streptomyces sp. 135 DNA includes these proteins:
- a CDS encoding DUF6003 family protein yields MADDAYLFLLPDRHPRLGAALAAVGALECTETPAVQGWLQAHEVSLSSEQVRILPADAQALIPEDAERLPVPLSEEEALKVQQECAPQAVTDLESELLAFRETTQDWEALVHRALTAGMPAQRIAQLTGLDPKEIARLTA; encoded by the coding sequence ATGGCCGATGACGCATACCTGTTCCTCCTTCCCGACCGGCACCCTCGACTGGGAGCGGCCCTCGCCGCCGTCGGCGCCTTGGAATGCACGGAAACTCCAGCTGTGCAGGGCTGGTTGCAAGCCCACGAGGTCTCCCTGTCCTCGGAACAGGTCAGAATCCTGCCCGCCGATGCACAGGCGCTCATCCCGGAGGACGCCGAGCGGCTGCCGGTGCCGCTGAGCGAGGAGGAGGCGCTGAAGGTCCAGCAGGAGTGCGCGCCTCAAGCCGTCACGGACCTGGAGAGCGAACTGCTCGCGTTCCGGGAGACGACCCAGGACTGGGAGGCCCTCGTGCACCGGGCCCTGACCGCGGGGATGCCGGCGCAGCGCATCGCCCAGCTGACCGGCCTCGATCCGAAGGAGATCGCCCGCCTGACCGCCTGA